Proteins encoded within one genomic window of Parolsenella massiliensis:
- a CDS encoding PTS system mannose/fructose/sorbose family transporter subunit IID → MANLEEPLKEGGLVTKGDMRKVFWRSFPLQAAFNYERMQNVGFCYSMVPVLKRLYPDDEQRAQAMARHLSFFNTTPQVVTFITGACVAMEEENRKAELEGREFDTESITSLKTALMGPVAGIGDSFFWGTFRVIAAGVGCGLAQQGSILGALLFLLIFNVPALLVRYYGLKIGYKSGVGFIDSMQKSGTIELLTNCAKILGLCVVGAMIASMVTFTTPLTITVGESTVELQSIFDQILPSILPLGLTFGCFAFLKKGVKTTNIMYGLIILGILGAIIGVL, encoded by the coding sequence ATGGCTAACCTCGAAGAGCCCCTCAAGGAAGGCGGCCTCGTCACCAAGGGGGACATGCGCAAGGTCTTCTGGCGCTCCTTCCCGCTGCAGGCCGCGTTCAACTACGAGCGCATGCAGAACGTGGGCTTCTGCTACTCGATGGTCCCGGTGCTCAAGCGCCTGTACCCCGATGACGAGCAGCGCGCGCAGGCCATGGCGCGCCACCTGTCGTTCTTCAACACCACGCCGCAGGTCGTGACCTTCATCACGGGCGCCTGCGTGGCCATGGAGGAGGAGAACCGCAAGGCCGAGCTCGAGGGTCGCGAGTTCGACACCGAGTCGATTACCTCGCTCAAGACCGCCCTCATGGGCCCCGTCGCGGGCATCGGCGACTCGTTCTTCTGGGGCACGTTCCGCGTCATCGCCGCTGGCGTGGGCTGCGGCCTGGCCCAGCAGGGCTCCATTCTCGGCGCGCTGCTGTTCCTGCTCATCTTCAACGTCCCGGCTCTGCTCGTGCGCTACTACGGCCTCAAGATCGGTTACAAGAGCGGTGTTGGGTTCATCGACTCCATGCAGAAGTCGGGCACGATCGAGCTGCTCACGAACTGCGCCAAGATCCTGGGCCTGTGCGTGGTGGGCGCGATGATCGCCTCGATGGTCACCTTCACCACGCCGCTCACGATCACGGTGGGCGAGAGCACGGTGGAGCTGCAGAGCATCTTTGACCAGATCCTGCCCTCTATCCTTCCCCTGGGCCTGACGTTTGGCTGCTTTGCCTTCCTCAAGAAGGGCGTCAAGACCACCAACATCATGTACGGCCTCATCATCCTCGGCATCCTCGGCGCAATCATTGGAGTGCTCTAA
- a CDS encoding SIS domain-containing protein, protein MASIMYDYIRETPDVLNHIIDERARICAEFVEQFKDADIETVYIIGSGTSYHSGVSAKLYLEELTGWKIIPMYPTRFARDEKVYDKKSLVIGISQGGQSLSTVEGLDAAAERGLLTAAVSENPTALVFEHAQTKTLLEVLGNELCGAKTKGYAGSIATLMVMLTELAQAKGIVDAQTVEGYVARMKKVTANLPAVTDAAVAWYQRISKDLFDAKRIIVVGYDGMYGDVLEGALKTLETVRVGVTGYDIEEFFHGIYNSISEDSYLFYLASEGDYKPRTLKLIEILSEWTSHNYLIASPQGVDAPTDFDCIVPFTEDPLFSCWEYIIPMQVVSCFAAQDHGVDPSIPKDPLFHKRIGSKKLDGVRDNYSTEK, encoded by the coding sequence ATGGCTAGCATCATGTACGACTACATCCGCGAGACCCCCGACGTCCTCAACCACATCATCGACGAGCGCGCCCGCATCTGCGCCGAGTTCGTCGAGCAGTTCAAGGACGCAGACATCGAGACGGTCTACATCATCGGCTCGGGCACGAGCTACCACTCGGGCGTCTCCGCCAAGCTCTACCTCGAGGAGCTCACGGGCTGGAAGATCATCCCGATGTACCCCACCCGCTTTGCCCGCGACGAGAAGGTCTATGACAAGAAGTCGCTGGTCATCGGCATCTCCCAGGGCGGCCAGAGCCTCTCGACGGTCGAGGGCCTCGACGCGGCCGCCGAGCGCGGCCTGCTGACCGCCGCGGTGAGCGAGAACCCCACGGCGCTCGTGTTCGAGCACGCCCAGACCAAGACGCTGCTCGAGGTTCTCGGCAACGAGCTGTGCGGCGCCAAGACCAAGGGCTACGCCGGCTCGATCGCCACGCTCATGGTCATGCTCACCGAGCTCGCGCAGGCCAAGGGCATCGTGGACGCCCAGACCGTCGAGGGCTACGTGGCGCGCATGAAGAAGGTCACCGCCAACCTCCCGGCCGTCACCGACGCCGCCGTTGCCTGGTACCAGCGCATCTCCAAGGACCTGTTCGACGCCAAGCGCATCATCGTCGTGGGCTACGACGGCATGTACGGCGACGTGCTCGAGGGTGCGCTCAAGACGCTCGAGACCGTGCGCGTGGGCGTCACCGGCTATGACATCGAGGAGTTCTTCCACGGCATCTACAACTCGATCAGCGAGGACAGCTACCTGTTCTACCTGGCCTCCGAGGGCGACTACAAGCCCAGGACGCTCAAGCTCATCGAGATCCTGAGCGAGTGGACGAGCCACAACTACCTCATCGCCTCCCCACAGGGCGTCGATGCCCCCACGGACTTTGACTGCATCGTCCCGTTCACCGAGGACCCGCTGTTCTCGTGCTGGGAGTACATCATCCCGATGCAGGTCGTCTCGTGCTTTGCGGCGCAGGACCACGGCGTGGACCCGTCCATCCCCAAGGACCCGCTGTTCCACAAGCGCATCGGCAGCAAGAAGCTCGATGGCGTGCGTGACAACTACAGCACCGAGAAGTAG